A window of Halopelagius inordinatus genomic DNA:
CCGGGGCTGGTGAGCGGTTCGGAGGGCGGGCGGTTTCTCACCACTATCTGTCAAAGAGCGCCGCCAGTTGGTATAGGTTCCGGCATCGGACGGCGACGGAGAACCGACGCGTTCGTCACCGAGCGTAGTCGAGGACGGTGATTCGGGTCGCTTCGACGTCTTCGAGGATCGCTCCCCAACCGCCGACGGTGTACCGCTCTCGGGCGCCGTCCGTCTCGACGGTCAGACAGACCTGTCCGGCGAGTTGCGATAGCGGCGGCGAACCGTCCGTCTCGCCCGCCCCGGCGTAGTTCACGTCGACGATTTCTCCGACCAGTTCGGCGGTGTCGCCCGTCTGCGTGTCGAACCCCTCGATGCGAGCGCGGACTCCGACGCCCTCCGCGAGACACGGTTCGACGTCTCGGACGCACCGCCTGAGGTCCGCGTAGACGAACGGCGGGTCCGTCGGGCGGACGCTGTACACCTCGTCCCACACCTCCCACAGGCAGGTCTGGAAGTACCAGTGAAACACGTACGTGAGAGAGTAGTCGTCGGCGAGAACGCCGTACTGGTTGAGCGAGTGCGAGTGCGGCGCGAAACAGGTTCCGGTGCGGTCGACGAGGGCGAGGAACGGCGTCGGCAGCGTTCGGTGTCGTGCCTCCGTGACGACGCCGTCGAACTCCACGTCGTCTACGGCCGCGTCCGGGTCGGTGTGGAGCGTCGCCTTCACGACCGCGCCGTTCGAGAGCGCTTCGCTGAGCGCCGGTTTCAGCGTCTCGTACTGCTCCGGGGTCGCGGCGAGTTGGACCT
This region includes:
- a CDS encoding TrmB family transcriptional regulator, with the protein product MDSTELRDALEDAGLSQYQAEAYNTLLRLGTASATELADSCAVPSARIYDVLRDLETKGYIETYEQESLKARACDPAVVLDDLRGRASMLEDAADEIEHRWNEPEVDQHKLSIVKRFETVLQRAASLVRDAETEVQLAATPEQYETLKPALSEALSNGAVVKATLHTDPDAAVDDVEFDGVVTEARHRTLPTPFLALVDRTGTCFAPHSHSLNQYGVLADDYSLTYVFHWYFQTCLWEVWDEVYSVRPTDPPFVYADLRRCVRDVEPCLAEGVGVRARIEGFDTQTGDTAELVGEIVDVNYAGAGETDGSPPLSQLAGQVCLTVETDGARERYTVGGWGAILEDVEATRITVLDYAR